A DNA window from Vigna angularis cultivar LongXiaoDou No.4 chromosome 1, ASM1680809v1, whole genome shotgun sequence contains the following coding sequences:
- the LOC108331793 gene encoding kinesin-like protein KIN-14C gives MASRNPSNKRVGPEEASLDKRRRGTGAEKMERQGGPTAAGRPRTPFSVVTNRSDLNTTSDVTDAVDFTKEEVEALLNEKKKGNTYDSKKKMEQMTDLIKRLKACVRWYKRIEEGYVQEKEKLQSELEASEKKCSDTETEMKNKIDELEETLSDSRRKISCLEERIVKEESDKLEAINSYGKEKEVRTKAEKVRDEKSAELEKVRDEKSVAEKKAISNEDLYKRSQEYNMSLQQYNSRLQFDLETVNEALKRLETEKAAIVESLSNLRGHNKALQDQLVSLKVSQDEAIKQKEILSNELKCVREELKQLRDDRDRQLEQVHALSGEIARHKEYTGKTCTQLDTLMIKTNALEETCSSQKDQIHILQQQLFAEREKLKTADLSASETRTMFEEQKRIIQGLQERLADKEFQVVEGEKLRKKLHNTILELKGNIRVFCRVRPLLPDDSADTVVSFPTSTEALGRGIELVQSGQKYNFTFDKVFNHEASQQDVFVEISQLVQSALDGYKVCIFAYGQTGSGKTYTMMGRPDEPDLKGLIPRSLEQIFQTSQSLKDQGWRYTMQASILEIYNETIRDLLLTNRSSDHARTENSASSKQYTIKHDANGNTHVSDLTIKDVCSADEISSLLRQAAQSRSVGRTQMNEQSSRSHFVFTLRISGKNENTEQQVQGVLNLIDLAGSERLSRSGATGDRLKETQAINKSLSSLSDVIFALGGKKEDHVPFRNSKLTYLLQPCLGGDSKTLMFVNISPDQSSTGESLCSLRFAARVNACEIGIPRRQTHTSSSSSRSSESRLSYG, from the exons ATGGCTTCTCGCAATCCCAGCAAT AAAAGGGTGGGCCCCGAAGAAGCTTCTCTGGACAAGCGTCGCAGGGGCACCGGAGCTGAGAAAATGGAGCGACAGGGCGGTCCGACTGCTGCTGGGAGGCCTAGAACGCCGTTTTCCGTTGTCACAAATCGCTCAGACCTTAACACAACGAGTGATGTTACCGATGCGGTTGATTTCACGAAGGAGGAGGTGGAGGCTTTGCTGAATGAAAAGAAGAAGGGAAATACCTATGATAGTAAG AAAAAGATGGAGCAGATGACGGATCTCATTAAGCGCCTTAAGGCCTGCGTTCGCTGGTATAAAAGGATAGAAGAAGGGTATGTTCAAGAAAAGGAAAAGCTTCAGTCTGAGCTAGAGGCTTCTGAGAAGAAGTGCAGTGATACTG AGACTGAGATGAAGAATAAGATTGATGAGTTGGAGGAGACTCTATCTGATTCGAGGAGGAAAATTTCTTGTCTAGAAGAGAGAATTGTGAAGGAAGAATCAGATAAATTG GAAGCGATTAATTCTTATGGTAAAGAAAAGGAAGTCAGAACTAAAGCTGAGAAAGTACGGGATGAGAAGTCAGCTGAGCTTGAGAAAGTTCGGGATGAGAAATCAGTTGCTGAGAAGAAG GCCATTTCAAATGAAGATTTGTACAAGCGATCACAGGAGTATAATATGAGTTTGCAGCAGTACAATAGTCGTCTTCAGTTTGATCTTGAAACAGTTAATGAGGCCCTTAAACGGCTTGAAACTGAGAAAGCAGCCATTGTTGAGAGCCTTAGCAATTTAAGAGGCCACAATAAGGCATTGCAGGATCAGTTGGTATCTCTTAAA GTTTCACAGGACGAGGCTATAAAGCAGAAagaaattttatcaaatgaGCTCAAATGTGTTCGTGAGGAGTTAAAGCAACTTAGAGATGACCGTGACCGTCAGTTGGAGCAAGTACATGCCCTATCCGGAGAAATAGCGAGGCACAAAGAATATACTGGGAAAACATGTACACAATTGGATACGTTGATGATTAAAACAAATGCTCTTGAG GAAACTTGTTCATCTCAAAAGGATCAAATACACATACTGCAGCAGCAGTTGTTTGCGGAAAGAGAGAAGTTAAAG ACTGCTGATCTATCAGCTTCTGAAACAAGAACAATGTTTGAAGAGCAGAAGAGGATTATACAGGGGCTACAGGAGCGTTTGGCAGATAAAGAATTTCAAGTAGTAGAAGGAgagaagttaagaaaaaaactGCATAACACTATTTTG GAACTAAAAGGAAATATTCGTGTTTTCTGCCGTGTACGGCCGCTCCTACCGGATGACAGTGCGGACACGGTTGTTTCATTCCCTACTTCAACAGAAGCGCTTGGTCGGGGCATTGAATTGGTGCAAAGCG GGCAGAAGTACAATTTCACATTTGACAAGGTGTTCAATCACGAGGCTTCTCAGCAGGACGTTTTTGTAGAGATATCACAGCTGGTACAAAGTGCACTTGATGGCTACAAG GTGTGCATCTTTGCATATGGACAGACGGGCTCAGGTAAAACCTATACTATGATGGGTAGGCCTGATGAGCCAGATCTGAAAGGGTTGATACCCCGTTCTTTAGAACAGATATTTCAGACTAGCCAGTCTCTAAAAGACCAAGGGTGGAGGTACACAATGCAG GCATCAATACTGGAAATATATAATGAGACCATCAGGGATTTGTTATTAACAAATCGGTCAAGTGATCATGCACGAACGGAAAATAGTGCCTCCAGCAAGCAGTACACTATCAAACATGATGCAAATGGAAACACACATGTTTCGGACCTCACAATAAAGGATGTTTGTAGCGCAGATGAGATTTCCTCCCTCCTAAGACAGGCAGCACAAAGCAG GTCAGTGGGAAGAACACAAATGAATGAACAGTCATCCAGAAGCCATTTTGTCTTTACACTGCGTATAAGTGGGAAAAATGAG AACACTGAACAACAAGTCCAAGGTGTCTTAAACCTTATCGATCTTGCTGGAAGTGAAAGACTCTCAAGGAGTGGGGCAACTGGAGACCGGTTGAAGGAAACTCAG GCTATCAACAAAAGTCTATCGAGTTTGAGCGATGTCATATTTGCCTTGggaggaaagaaagaagatcaTGTTCCTTTTAGGAATTCAAAGCTGACGTATCTTCTCCAG CCATGTCtcggtggcgactccaaaacgTTGATGTTTGTCAACATCTCACCTGATCAATCTTCCACTGGCGAGTCACTTTGTTCCCTCCGCTTTGCAGCCAGAGTCAATGCCTGCGAAATTGGGATTCCAAGGCGTCAGACTCatacatcatcatcatcatcacgcTCCTCAGAATCCCGTTTGAGCTATGGTTAA
- the LOC108323766 gene encoding sulfite exporter TauE/SafE family protein 2 isoform X1 yields MILFAFAYFQKVLLPFSLYPYIKALHIQLFNQTPCSFLQVLKRMQIFHSLTFFVLTFISFNPCNAEQAQTILDALGSNHFLEKIYEWGNGAQGFQEAQIEFSGPIVLAGVLCFIASSISSAGGIGGGGLFIPILTIVAGLDLKIASSLSAFMVTGGSVANVLCNLCATSPKFGGKSLIDYDIALLSEPCMLLGVSVGVICNLVFPEWLITMLFAVFLTWSTSKTCNSGVVFWKIESEERRKKHGFEGLENRLLENGNEVREGGVQVNKEKEEMKSVEEQVVVPEENIRVKIPWLKLVVLLLVWFTFFSLYLLRGNKYGQSIIPMEPCGVGYWILSSAQLPLALFFTAWIVYRKDSHQDENLMTEDPCLSSRGPSNKLIFPIMALLAGILGGVFGIGGGMLISPLLLHVGIAPEVTAATCSFMVFFSSTMSALQYLLLGMDHIETALMLAIVCFVASLIGLLVVQRAIQSYGRPSIIVFSVSIVMTLSVVLMTSFGMIRTWKDYVSGRYMGFKLPC; encoded by the exons ATGATCCTATTTGCTTTTGCTTATTTTCAAAAGGTTTTGTTACCGTTCTCTCTGTATCCTTATATAAAGGCATTGCACATTCAGTTATTCAATCAAACACCTTGCAGTTTTCTTCAAGTTCTCAAACGAATGCAGATTTTTCACAGCCTCACATTTTTTGTTCTTACCTTCATCTCCTTCAATCCTTGTAATGCAGAACAAGCACAGACTATTCTAGACGCCCTTGGCAGTAACCAtttcttagagaaaatataTGAATGGGGAAATGGTGCACAAGGATTCCAAGAAGCTCAGATTGAATTTTCAGGTCCTATAGTGCTGGCAGGAGTGTTGTGCTTCATTGCTTCTTCTATATCCAGTGCTGGTGGCATTGGTGGTGGTGGCCTTTTCATTCCCATATTGACTATTGTGGCTGGCCTGGACCTCAAAATAGCTTCAAGTTTGTCAGCTTTCATGGTCACAGGAGGGTCGGTTGCAAATGTCTTGTGCAATCTTTGTGCCACAAGCCCTAAATTTGGTGGCAAGTCATTGATTGACTATGACATAGCACTTTTGTCAGAACCATGTATGCTGCTAGGAGTGAGTGTTGGAGTCATATGCAACCTTGTATTCCCAGAATGGTTGATTACTATGTTGTTTGCTGTCTTTCTCACTTGGTCTACCTCAAAGACCTGCAACAGTGGAGTGGTATTTTGGAAGATTGAATCAGAAGAAAGGAGGAAAAAGCATGGATTTGAGGGGCTTGAAAACAGACTATTAGAAAATGGGAATGAAGTAAGGGAAGGGGGAGTGCAGgtgaacaaagaaaaagaagagatgaaAAGTGTTGAAGAACAGGTTGTGGTTCCTGAAGAAAATATCAGGGTGAAAATCCCTTGGCTGAAATTGGTGGTCTTACTCTTGGTCTGGTTCACTTTCTTCTCCCTTTATCTTCTTCGTGGCAATAAATATGGACAG AGTATCATTCCAATGGAACCATGTGGTGTGGGATACTGGATTCTTTCATCAGCTCAACTCCCTCTTGCCTTGTTTTTCACTGCGTGGATTGTGTACAGAAAAGATAGCCATCAAGATGAAAATCTCATGACCGAG GACCCATGCCTATCCTCAAGAGGACCCTCAAACAAGCTTATATTTCCAATAATGGCATTGCTAGCAGGGATATTGGGTGGTGTCTTTGGAATTGGTGGTGGAATGCTGATAAGTCCACTTCTTCTGCATGTTGGAATAGCTCCTGAG GTGACAGCAGCAACATGTTCTTTCATGGTTTTCTTCTCATCTACCATGTCAGCATTGCAGTACCTATTGTTGGGCATGGATCACATAGAGACTGCCCTAATGTTGGCCATAGTATGTTTTGTTGCATCACTTATTGGATTGTTGGTGGTGCAGAGAGCAATTCAAAGCTATGGAAGACCATCCATAATAGTATTTTCGGTTAGCATAGTGATGACTTTAAGTGTTGTTCTAATGACTAGCTTTGGGATGATTCGAACTTGGAAAGACTATGTATCAGGGAGATACATGGGATTCAAACTACCATGTTGA
- the LOC108323766 gene encoding sulfite exporter TauE/SafE family protein 2 isoform X2 — MILFAFAYFQKVLLPFSLYPYIKALHIQLFNQTPCSFLQVLKRMQIFHSLTFFVLTFISFNPCNAEQAQTILDALGSNHFLEKIYEWGNGAQGFQEAQIEFSGPIVLAGVLCFIASSISSAGGIGGGGLFIPILTIVAGLDLKIASSLSAFMVTGGSVANVLCNLCATSPKFGGKSLIDYDIALLSEPCMLLGVSVGVICNLVFPEWLITMLFAVFLTWSTSKTCNSGVVFWKIESEERRKKHGFEGLENRLLENGNEVREGGVQVNKEKEEMKSVEEQVVVPEENIRVKIPWLKLVVLLLVWFTFFSLYLLRGNKYGQDPCLSSRGPSNKLIFPIMALLAGILGGVFGIGGGMLISPLLLHVGIAPEVTAATCSFMVFFSSTMSALQYLLLGMDHIETALMLAIVCFVASLIGLLVVQRAIQSYGRPSIIVFSVSIVMTLSVVLMTSFGMIRTWKDYVSGRYMGFKLPC, encoded by the exons ATGATCCTATTTGCTTTTGCTTATTTTCAAAAGGTTTTGTTACCGTTCTCTCTGTATCCTTATATAAAGGCATTGCACATTCAGTTATTCAATCAAACACCTTGCAGTTTTCTTCAAGTTCTCAAACGAATGCAGATTTTTCACAGCCTCACATTTTTTGTTCTTACCTTCATCTCCTTCAATCCTTGTAATGCAGAACAAGCACAGACTATTCTAGACGCCCTTGGCAGTAACCAtttcttagagaaaatataTGAATGGGGAAATGGTGCACAAGGATTCCAAGAAGCTCAGATTGAATTTTCAGGTCCTATAGTGCTGGCAGGAGTGTTGTGCTTCATTGCTTCTTCTATATCCAGTGCTGGTGGCATTGGTGGTGGTGGCCTTTTCATTCCCATATTGACTATTGTGGCTGGCCTGGACCTCAAAATAGCTTCAAGTTTGTCAGCTTTCATGGTCACAGGAGGGTCGGTTGCAAATGTCTTGTGCAATCTTTGTGCCACAAGCCCTAAATTTGGTGGCAAGTCATTGATTGACTATGACATAGCACTTTTGTCAGAACCATGTATGCTGCTAGGAGTGAGTGTTGGAGTCATATGCAACCTTGTATTCCCAGAATGGTTGATTACTATGTTGTTTGCTGTCTTTCTCACTTGGTCTACCTCAAAGACCTGCAACAGTGGAGTGGTATTTTGGAAGATTGAATCAGAAGAAAGGAGGAAAAAGCATGGATTTGAGGGGCTTGAAAACAGACTATTAGAAAATGGGAATGAAGTAAGGGAAGGGGGAGTGCAGgtgaacaaagaaaaagaagagatgaaAAGTGTTGAAGAACAGGTTGTGGTTCCTGAAGAAAATATCAGGGTGAAAATCCCTTGGCTGAAATTGGTGGTCTTACTCTTGGTCTGGTTCACTTTCTTCTCCCTTTATCTTCTTCGTGGCAATAAATATGGACAG GACCCATGCCTATCCTCAAGAGGACCCTCAAACAAGCTTATATTTCCAATAATGGCATTGCTAGCAGGGATATTGGGTGGTGTCTTTGGAATTGGTGGTGGAATGCTGATAAGTCCACTTCTTCTGCATGTTGGAATAGCTCCTGAG GTGACAGCAGCAACATGTTCTTTCATGGTTTTCTTCTCATCTACCATGTCAGCATTGCAGTACCTATTGTTGGGCATGGATCACATAGAGACTGCCCTAATGTTGGCCATAGTATGTTTTGTTGCATCACTTATTGGATTGTTGGTGGTGCAGAGAGCAATTCAAAGCTATGGAAGACCATCCATAATAGTATTTTCGGTTAGCATAGTGATGACTTTAAGTGTTGTTCTAATGACTAGCTTTGGGATGATTCGAACTTGGAAAGACTATGTATCAGGGAGATACATGGGATTCAAACTACCATGTTGA
- the LOC108323766 gene encoding sulfite exporter TauE/SafE family protein 2 isoform X3, with translation MILFAFAYFQKVLLPFSLYPYIKALHIQLFNQTPCSFLQVLKRMQIFHSLTFFVLTFISFNPCNAEQAQTILDALGSNHFLEKIYEWGNGAQGFQEAQIEFSGPIVLAGVLCFIASSISSAGGIGGGGLFIPILTIVAGLDLKIASSLSAFMVTGGSVANVLCNLCATSPKFGGKSLIDYDIALLSEPCMLLGVSVGVICNLVFPEWLITMLFAVFLTWSTSKTCNSGVVFWKIESEERRKKHGFEGLENRLLENGNEVREGGVQVNKEKEEMKSVEEQVVVPEENIRVKIPWLKLVVLLLVWFTFFSLYLLRGNKYGQSIIPMEPCGVGYWILSSAQLPLALFFTAWIVYRKDSHQDENLMTEDPCLSSRGPSNKLIFPIMALLAGILGGVFGIGGGMLISPLLLHVGIAPEKEHIMMINIRH, from the exons ATGATCCTATTTGCTTTTGCTTATTTTCAAAAGGTTTTGTTACCGTTCTCTCTGTATCCTTATATAAAGGCATTGCACATTCAGTTATTCAATCAAACACCTTGCAGTTTTCTTCAAGTTCTCAAACGAATGCAGATTTTTCACAGCCTCACATTTTTTGTTCTTACCTTCATCTCCTTCAATCCTTGTAATGCAGAACAAGCACAGACTATTCTAGACGCCCTTGGCAGTAACCAtttcttagagaaaatataTGAATGGGGAAATGGTGCACAAGGATTCCAAGAAGCTCAGATTGAATTTTCAGGTCCTATAGTGCTGGCAGGAGTGTTGTGCTTCATTGCTTCTTCTATATCCAGTGCTGGTGGCATTGGTGGTGGTGGCCTTTTCATTCCCATATTGACTATTGTGGCTGGCCTGGACCTCAAAATAGCTTCAAGTTTGTCAGCTTTCATGGTCACAGGAGGGTCGGTTGCAAATGTCTTGTGCAATCTTTGTGCCACAAGCCCTAAATTTGGTGGCAAGTCATTGATTGACTATGACATAGCACTTTTGTCAGAACCATGTATGCTGCTAGGAGTGAGTGTTGGAGTCATATGCAACCTTGTATTCCCAGAATGGTTGATTACTATGTTGTTTGCTGTCTTTCTCACTTGGTCTACCTCAAAGACCTGCAACAGTGGAGTGGTATTTTGGAAGATTGAATCAGAAGAAAGGAGGAAAAAGCATGGATTTGAGGGGCTTGAAAACAGACTATTAGAAAATGGGAATGAAGTAAGGGAAGGGGGAGTGCAGgtgaacaaagaaaaagaagagatgaaAAGTGTTGAAGAACAGGTTGTGGTTCCTGAAGAAAATATCAGGGTGAAAATCCCTTGGCTGAAATTGGTGGTCTTACTCTTGGTCTGGTTCACTTTCTTCTCCCTTTATCTTCTTCGTGGCAATAAATATGGACAG AGTATCATTCCAATGGAACCATGTGGTGTGGGATACTGGATTCTTTCATCAGCTCAACTCCCTCTTGCCTTGTTTTTCACTGCGTGGATTGTGTACAGAAAAGATAGCCATCAAGATGAAAATCTCATGACCGAG GACCCATGCCTATCCTCAAGAGGACCCTCAAACAAGCTTATATTTCCAATAATGGCATTGCTAGCAGGGATATTGGGTGGTGTCTTTGGAATTGGTGGTGGAATGCTGATAAGTCCACTTCTTCTGCATGTTGGAATAGCTCCTGAG AAGGAACATATCATGATGATTAACATTAGGCATTAG